From the genome of Paraburkholderia aromaticivorans, one region includes:
- a CDS encoding DUF2760 domain-containing protein, with translation MTDSNPSFLGRISLAVGTFFRILGDGEFAAGVLRLRASGATAGAAPSPAPAPAPAPAPQPAPVLKEASPDAALQLLGLLQRDARFIDFVEEDIKSYSDADIGAAARLVHDGCRATLREHFTIRPVRDEAEGSRVTLAEGFDAASIRLTGNVVGHAPFNGSISHRGWRVDEVRLPKLADSHNAKVIAPAEVEL, from the coding sequence ATGACCGATTCGAACCCATCCTTCCTCGGCCGGATTTCCCTGGCCGTGGGCACGTTCTTCCGCATTCTCGGCGACGGCGAATTCGCCGCCGGGGTGCTGCGTCTGCGCGCTAGCGGCGCCACCGCCGGCGCCGCGCCCTCACCGGCACCCGCGCCGGCGCCCGCCCCCGCACCGCAACCCGCGCCCGTGCTGAAGGAAGCGAGCCCCGACGCGGCGCTGCAACTGCTCGGCCTGCTGCAACGCGACGCGCGTTTCATCGATTTCGTCGAGGAAGACATCAAGAGCTATAGCGACGCCGACATCGGCGCGGCCGCGCGCCTCGTGCATGACGGTTGCCGCGCGACGCTGCGCGAACACTTCACGATCCGCCCGGTGCGCGACGAAGCCGAAGGCAGTCGCGTCACGCTGGCCGAGGGTTTCGACGCGGCCTCGATCCGCCTGACCGGCAATGTGGTCGGCCACGCACCGTTTAACGGCAGCATCAGCCATCGCGGCTGGCGGGTCGACGAAGTACGTTTGCCGAAGCTCGCGGACAGCCACAACGCCAAGGTGATCGCACCGGCCGAGGTGGAGCTATGA
- a CDS encoding intermembrane transport protein PqiB — MSSPQEPLLPPDLPDPDIAPRRSWLPSLVWVVPLIAALIGIALVVKSVTERGPAITIVFDNAEGLEPGKTQVKYKDVEIGSVKAITLSKDQTHVEIAVQLTKQAENFAVKDTRFWVVRPRVGAAGVSGIGTLLSGAYIGVDVGHSKETQTRFAGLETPPPITADQKGHRFILHGDSLGSIDIGSPIFYRRVQVGQVYGIALDKEGTGVTMQVFVAAPYDQYVGTNSRWWHASGVNVRLDSAGFVVNTQSLAAILVGGLAFQTPPGQPMGEQAAEKFDFRLASDEADAMRAPDGIPVRAVMNFNQSLRGLSVGAVVDFRGIALGQVTGIGVEYDPQTQNFTMPVTLDLYPDRLRRRARNATMPQARTAASGELLRRLVERGLRGQLRTGNLLTGQLYIALDIFPQAAPVKFDIGAEPVELPTIPNTLDALQVQVADIAKKLDRIPFDQIGANLSTSLKNADALFNRLNTEVVPQARDTLAAARQTFGSAEATLQRDSPMVSDVHQALQELTRTLQSLNALADYLERHPESLVRGKPADKP; from the coding sequence ATGAGTAGCCCGCAAGAACCCCTCTTACCTCCCGATCTGCCCGACCCTGACATCGCGCCACGGCGCAGCTGGCTACCCTCGCTTGTCTGGGTCGTGCCGCTGATCGCGGCGTTGATCGGTATCGCGCTTGTCGTCAAGTCCGTCACGGAGCGCGGCCCCGCGATCACGATCGTGTTCGATAACGCGGAGGGCCTCGAACCTGGCAAGACCCAGGTCAAATACAAGGACGTGGAAATAGGTTCGGTGAAAGCGATCACGCTGTCGAAGGATCAGACGCACGTGGAGATCGCCGTGCAACTCACCAAGCAGGCGGAAAACTTCGCGGTCAAGGACACGCGCTTCTGGGTGGTTCGTCCGCGCGTGGGTGCCGCTGGCGTGTCGGGCATCGGCACGCTGCTCTCGGGTGCGTATATCGGCGTGGACGTCGGCCACTCGAAGGAAACACAAACCAGGTTCGCCGGACTCGAGACGCCGCCTCCCATCACCGCCGACCAGAAAGGCCACCGCTTCATCCTGCATGGCGATTCGCTCGGCTCGATCGACATCGGCTCGCCGATCTTCTACCGGCGTGTGCAGGTCGGTCAGGTCTACGGCATCGCGCTCGACAAGGAAGGCACGGGCGTGACCATGCAGGTGTTCGTCGCCGCGCCTTACGACCAGTACGTCGGCACCAATTCGCGCTGGTGGCATGCAAGCGGCGTCAACGTCCGGCTCGACTCGGCCGGCTTCGTCGTCAACACGCAGTCGCTCGCGGCCATTCTGGTGGGCGGACTCGCTTTCCAGACGCCACCGGGCCAGCCAATGGGCGAGCAAGCGGCCGAGAAATTCGACTTCCGCCTCGCCTCCGACGAAGCGGACGCCATGCGTGCGCCGGACGGTATCCCGGTGCGCGCCGTGATGAATTTCAACCAGTCGTTGCGAGGGCTTTCGGTGGGCGCGGTGGTCGACTTCCGCGGCATCGCACTGGGCCAGGTGACCGGCATCGGCGTCGAATACGATCCGCAGACGCAGAACTTCACGATGCCGGTCACGCTGGACCTGTACCCGGACCGGCTCAGGCGGCGCGCGCGCAACGCGACGATGCCGCAGGCCCGTACGGCCGCCAGCGGCGAACTGCTGCGGCGTCTCGTCGAACGCGGCCTGCGCGGCCAGTTGCGCACCGGCAACCTGCTGACGGGCCAGTTATACATCGCGCTCGACATCTTCCCGCAGGCGGCGCCCGTCAAGTTCGATATCGGCGCCGAGCCGGTCGAACTGCCGACCATTCCGAACACGCTCGACGCGCTGCAGGTGCAGGTAGCCGACATTGCGAAGAAGCTCGACCGGATTCCGTTCGACCAGATCGGCGCGAACCTGAGCACGTCGCTGAAAAATGCCGATGCGCTGTTCAATCGGCTCAACACCGAGGTCGTGCCGCAGGCGCGCGACACGCTCGCCGCCGCAAGGCAAACCTTCGGCTCGGCAGAGGCGACTTTGCAGCGCGACTCGCCGATGGTGTCGGATGTGCACCAGGCGCTGCAGGAATTGACCCGCACGCTGCAATCGCTGAACGCGCTGGCCGATTATCTCGAGCGCCATCCGGAGTCGCTCGTGCGCGGAAAGCCGGCAGACAAGCCATGA
- a CDS encoding DUF2950 domain-containing protein yields MTRIRIFQTFGTRVADPIVHTHVCALKPRLARSALGLAALLFGASMAHAQAVYPTPEAASNAFVDALSRNDHPAMQHVLGKDFTRFIPTTNVGEDDIYAFLGAWAAGHQIVDDPAPLNGHASKHLSVGNSGWTLPIPLVEASNGWRFDPAAGREEIMTRRIGRNERAAMLTSLAYLDAQHDYRELTQHYAQHILSTPGQHDGLYWPTAPGEPDSPLGPLAAAMPHTGSVSKEGYHGYHFRILSAQGPHAKGGSQNYVENGTMTKGYGLVAWPAEYGKTGVMSFIVNQDGQIFQKNLGPQSARAAATLKSFDPDSSWEAVQP; encoded by the coding sequence ATGACCCGTATTCGCATCTTCCAGACCTTCGGTACACGCGTTGCCGACCCGATTGTGCACACCCACGTCTGTGCTCTCAAGCCGCGGCTTGCGCGCAGCGCTCTCGGGCTTGCCGCGCTGCTGTTCGGCGCGTCCATGGCGCACGCACAAGCCGTTTATCCGACACCCGAGGCCGCCTCCAACGCTTTCGTCGACGCGCTTTCCCGCAACGACCACCCGGCGATGCAGCACGTGCTCGGCAAGGACTTCACGCGCTTCATTCCCACCACCAATGTAGGCGAAGACGATATCTACGCGTTTCTCGGCGCGTGGGCGGCAGGACACCAGATCGTCGACGATCCGGCGCCGCTCAATGGTCACGCGAGCAAGCATCTGTCGGTCGGCAACAGCGGCTGGACGCTGCCGATTCCGCTCGTCGAGGCCTCCAACGGCTGGCGCTTCGATCCCGCTGCCGGCCGCGAGGAAATCATGACCCGCCGCATTGGCCGCAACGAGCGCGCGGCAATGCTGACCTCGCTCGCCTATCTGGATGCGCAGCACGACTATCGGGAATTGACCCAGCATTACGCGCAGCACATTCTCAGCACACCGGGCCAGCATGACGGCTTGTACTGGCCGACTGCGCCGGGTGAACCGGACAGCCCCCTTGGCCCGCTCGCCGCGGCAATGCCGCACACCGGCTCCGTCTCGAAGGAGGGTTATCACGGTTATCACTTCCGCATCCTGAGCGCGCAAGGGCCGCATGCGAAAGGCGGAAGCCAGAATTACGTCGAGAACGGCACGATGACGAAAGGTTACGGCCTCGTCGCGTGGCCCGCCGAGTATGGCAAGACGGGCGTGATGAGCTTCATCGTCAATCAGGACGGGCAGATTTTTCAGAAGAACCTGGGGCCTCAGTCCGCGCGTGCCGCGGCGACGCTTAAATCGTTCGACCCGGACTCATCGTGGGAAGCCGTGCAGCCCTGA